In a single window of the Bradyrhizobium erythrophlei genome:
- a CDS encoding B12-binding domain-containing radical SAM protein: protein MRAEGIETVRRILCVFPRYTSSFGTFEYAYPLTDGVQAFMPPQGLLLIAAYLPANWPVRFIDENIRPATTEDFEWAEAVFVSGMHIQRQQMNDICRRAHAFDLAVAVGGPSVSACPDYYPSFDYLHVGELGDATDELLARLARDPSRPPEQVVLKTADRVAMTDFPIPAYELAEVKKYFLGSIQYSSGCPYQCEFCDIPGLYGRNPRLKSPQQITAELDKLLECGVTGSVYFVDDNFIGNKKAAADLLPHLIEWQKKTGYVIRLACEATLNIAKRTELLEKMREAFFVTIFCGIETPDPDALKAMHKDHNMMVPILEGVHTINQYGMEVVSGIIMGLDTDKPETGDALLAFVDESRIPLLTINLLQALPKTPLWDRLERENRLINDDSRDSNVDFLLPYDQVVSSWRKCMDVAYQPEKLYARYQYQVDYTYANRLRVPVTPEQKSWANIKRGLIMLRNIFWKVGVLGDYRKVFWKFALSRLRHGDIEGLIASALVAHHLIMFARAASVGQQSASNYSIRLREASVPAE from the coding sequence ATGAGAGCTGAGGGCATTGAGACGGTTCGGCGCATTCTGTGCGTCTTTCCGCGCTATACGTCGTCGTTCGGTACGTTCGAATACGCCTATCCGCTGACCGACGGCGTTCAGGCCTTCATGCCGCCGCAGGGCCTGCTGCTGATTGCAGCCTATCTGCCCGCGAACTGGCCGGTGCGTTTCATCGACGAGAACATCCGCCCGGCGACGACGGAAGACTTCGAATGGGCGGAAGCCGTGTTCGTCAGCGGCATGCATATCCAGCGCCAGCAGATGAACGATATTTGCCGCCGGGCACACGCGTTCGACCTGGCGGTTGCGGTCGGCGGACCCTCGGTCAGCGCCTGCCCGGATTACTATCCTTCGTTCGACTATCTCCATGTCGGCGAACTCGGCGATGCCACCGACGAACTGCTCGCGCGGCTGGCGCGCGATCCCTCCCGCCCCCCGGAGCAGGTGGTCCTGAAGACGGCCGACCGTGTCGCCATGACCGATTTTCCGATTCCGGCGTATGAACTCGCCGAGGTCAAAAAATATTTTCTCGGCAGCATCCAGTATTCCAGCGGTTGCCCCTATCAATGCGAATTCTGCGATATTCCGGGACTTTACGGCCGCAATCCCCGTCTCAAGTCGCCGCAACAAATCACCGCCGAGCTCGATAAATTGCTCGAATGCGGGGTGACGGGCTCGGTGTATTTCGTCGACGACAATTTCATCGGCAACAAAAAGGCCGCGGCCGACCTGCTACCGCATTTGATCGAATGGCAGAAAAAAACCGGTTACGTCATACGGCTGGCCTGCGAGGCGACGCTCAACATCGCCAAACGGACGGAACTCCTCGAGAAAATGCGCGAAGCATTTTTCGTCACCATCTTCTGCGGCATCGAAACTCCGGATCCCGATGCGCTGAAGGCGATGCACAAGGACCACAACATGATGGTCCCGATCCTGGAAGGCGTGCACACCATCAACCAATACGGGATGGAGGTGGTCTCCGGCATCATCATGGGCCTGGATACCGACAAGCCGGAAACCGGCGATGCCTTGCTCGCCTTCGTCGATGAATCCAGGATTCCGCTGCTGACGATCAATCTGCTGCAGGCGCTTCCGAAGACGCCGCTGTGGGATCGCCTCGAGCGCGAAAACCGGCTGATCAACGATGACAGCCGCGATTCCAATGTCGATTTCCTGCTGCCCTATGACCAGGTCGTCAGTTCATGGCGCAAATGCATGGACGTCGCCTACCAGCCGGAAAAGCTCTACGCCCGCTATCAATATCAGGTGGATTACACCTACGCCAACCGGCTGCGGGTACCCGTGACCCCCGAGCAGAAAAGCTGGGCCAATATCAAGCGCGGGCTGATCATGCTCCGGAATATCTTCTGGAAGGTCGGCGTACTCGGCGACTACCGGAAGGTGTTCTGGAAGTTTGCCCTGTCGCGGCTGCGGCATGGCGACATCGAAGGGCTGATTGCCTCGGCGCTGGTCGCGCACCACCTGATCATGTTCGCGCGCGCGGCTTCGGTCGGCCAGCAGAGCGCCTCGAATTATTCGATCCGGCTTCGCGAAGCATCCGTTCCTGCCGAGTAA
- the eutC gene encoding ethanolamine ammonia-lyase subunit EutC encodes METPAPPSRSLRDLRELTPARVALGRAGASLPTKALLEFTLDHARARDAVHAGFDVPAVLAGLGDLGLEALDVCSRARSRKDYLRRPDLGRTLDPASRHLLASHGGSSCRLAIVVGDGLSPAAVNAHAVELVRSLIPQLAVDGIEIGRAAVASGARVALGDEIGAALGARMIVMLIGERPGLSAPDSLGAYLTFAPRAGLTDAERNCVSNIHGSGLGYDEAASRIAWLVREGLARERTGVGLKDESGGRTTPRHITTNSNRNDESGA; translated from the coding sequence ATGGAAACGCCGGCGCCGCCGTCCCGTTCGCTGAGGGATCTGCGCGAACTCACGCCGGCGCGCGTCGCGCTTGGCCGGGCGGGCGCGAGCCTGCCGACCAAGGCGCTGCTCGAATTTACACTCGACCATGCCCGTGCCCGCGACGCCGTTCATGCCGGCTTCGACGTGCCCGCGGTGCTCGCCGGCCTCGGCGATCTTGGCCTCGAGGCACTAGACGTCTGCAGCCGTGCGCGCAGCCGGAAAGACTATCTCAGGCGTCCCGACCTCGGACGAACGCTCGATCCGGCTTCGCGGCATCTGCTGGCGAGCCACGGCGGCAGTTCGTGCCGGCTTGCGATCGTCGTCGGCGATGGCCTGTCGCCGGCGGCGGTCAATGCGCACGCCGTCGAACTGGTCCGGAGCCTCATTCCGCAACTGGCAGTCGACGGCATCGAGATCGGCCGCGCCGCGGTCGCATCGGGCGCACGGGTCGCCCTGGGCGATGAGATCGGCGCCGCGCTCGGCGCCCGCATGATTGTCATGCTGATCGGAGAGCGCCCGGGCCTGTCGGCGCCCGACAGTCTGGGGGCCTATCTGACCTTCGCCCCGCGAGCCGGCCTTACCGATGCCGAGCGCAATTGCGTCTCCAACATCCATGGCTCGGGGCTGGGCTATGACGAGGCCGCCTCCCGGATCGCGTGGCTGGTCCGCGAGGGCCTGGCCCGAGAACGCACCGGCGTCGGCCTGAAGGATGAAAGCGGCGGTCGAACCACGCCCCGGCACATCACGACAAATTCAAACCGGAACGACGAATCTGGCGCTTGA
- a CDS encoding efflux RND transporter permease subunit codes for MLEKNSDSKVHVEKIERPPSSSIAFGLERLGLIAVRAPILSCIILVALIIGAIFGIQRIKIDDSLSQLFRSNSKDYKQYEAETKRFPATEYDVLVVVEGKTLLSRDNLEKLRDLVTDLQLVDGTRGLISLFSARQAPAPGKLPAALFPSELPQGADYDKFIETVKSNEIIRGKLLSEDGTLALIVLSLEPDVVASSKLGKTVGEIRKLMADDLKGSGLNAELSGVPVMQLEIRNAVERDGLTYNILGILAGCIIAIIFFRKISFMVVAAFPPMIAILLALGGLGWAGFNLNMFLNVMTPLIMVISFSDSMQLTFAARDRLIAGQDKYTAFKNAVLVVGPACVLTHGTAGISFIALQFSDSDLIRKFGEAGLAATIIALIAVLSLVPVFGVLLVRNEQLFAAKFKTADAGVNALRAFCYWIAVRMVSRPGLFSLIAVAVVGSLAVVYANLEPRYRLADQVPDKQQAVAASGRLDAKLTGANPIDVLIEFPKGASLYGPETLQTIAEVHAVVEKQAGVGNVWSVETLRRWLAEKAGSSDVATLKEYVDLLPKQIVQRFISANQDAVVVSGRVPDLDSSQILPVVEKLDHALDTVRKEHPGYEIAVTGLSAIAARNSASMIEKLNRGLTVEFALVALFIGLAFRSWVVGLACILPGIFPVVLSGTVLWLLGEGLQFASVVALTVSFGLGLSATIHFLNRLRLETTPGIGPALAVERATVLVGPALILTTVVLACGLVVTVFSDLPSLRLFGWLSAFAMIAALVADLFILRPTAMFLINLQQRLHGRTGRTKPAEETGANR; via the coding sequence ATGCTCGAAAAGAACAGCGACAGTAAGGTCCATGTCGAGAAGATCGAACGGCCGCCGTCGTCCAGCATCGCCTTCGGGCTGGAACGCCTGGGGCTGATTGCGGTTCGGGCGCCGATCCTCTCCTGTATCATCCTCGTTGCGCTGATTATCGGCGCCATCTTCGGCATCCAGCGCATCAAGATCGACGACTCCCTCAGTCAGTTGTTCCGCTCCAATTCCAAGGATTACAAGCAATACGAAGCGGAAACCAAGCGCTTCCCGGCGACGGAATATGACGTGCTGGTCGTGGTCGAAGGCAAAACGTTGCTGTCGCGCGACAACCTGGAGAAATTGCGCGATCTCGTCACCGACCTGCAACTCGTCGACGGCACGCGCGGGCTGATTTCGCTGTTCTCGGCGCGACAGGCGCCGGCGCCAGGGAAGCTGCCGGCGGCGCTGTTCCCGTCCGAACTGCCGCAAGGCGCCGACTACGACAAGTTCATCGAGACGGTGAAATCCAACGAGATCATCCGCGGCAAGCTGCTATCCGAGGACGGCACGCTGGCGCTGATCGTTTTGTCGCTCGAACCCGACGTGGTCGCCAGCAGCAAGCTCGGCAAGACGGTCGGCGAGATCCGCAAGCTGATGGCCGATGACCTCAAGGGCAGCGGGCTTAACGCGGAACTGTCGGGCGTTCCCGTCATGCAGCTCGAAATCCGCAACGCGGTCGAGCGCGATGGGCTGACCTACAACATCCTGGGCATTCTGGCCGGCTGCATCATCGCGATCATCTTCTTCCGCAAGATATCGTTCATGGTGGTCGCCGCCTTCCCGCCGATGATCGCGATTCTGCTCGCGCTCGGCGGCCTCGGATGGGCCGGTTTCAACCTCAATATGTTCTTGAACGTGATGACGCCGCTGATCATGGTGATCAGCTTCTCGGACTCGATGCAGCTGACCTTCGCGGCGCGCGACCGGCTGATCGCGGGGCAGGACAAATACACTGCGTTCAAAAACGCCGTGCTTGTGGTCGGGCCGGCCTGCGTGCTTACCCATGGTACCGCCGGCATATCGTTTATTGCCCTGCAATTTTCGGATTCCGACCTGATCCGCAAATTCGGCGAGGCGGGATTGGCCGCCACTATCATCGCGCTGATCGCGGTGCTCTCGCTGGTGCCGGTGTTCGGCGTGTTGCTGGTCCGCAACGAGCAGCTCTTTGCCGCCAAGTTCAAGACCGCCGATGCGGGCGTCAACGCGCTGCGCGCCTTCTGCTACTGGATCGCGGTGCGCATGGTCAGCCGTCCCGGGCTGTTCAGTCTGATCGCCGTGGCGGTGGTCGGCAGTCTCGCGGTTGTCTATGCCAATCTTGAACCGCGCTATCGCCTGGCCGATCAGGTACCCGACAAGCAGCAGGCGGTGGCGGCCAGCGGGCGCCTCGATGCCAAGCTGACTGGCGCCAATCCGATCGACGTTTTGATCGAATTTCCGAAGGGCGCTTCGCTGTATGGGCCTGAAACGCTGCAGACCATCGCCGAGGTTCACGCGGTGGTCGAGAAACAGGCTGGCGTGGGCAATGTCTGGTCGGTGGAGACGCTGCGGCGCTGGCTTGCGGAGAAGGCCGGAAGTTCCGACGTCGCGACCTTGAAGGAATACGTCGACCTGCTTCCAAAGCAGATCGTCCAGCGGTTCATTTCCGCCAATCAGGATGCGGTGGTGGTATCGGGCCGGGTTCCCGATCTGGATTCAAGTCAAATCCTTCCCGTCGTCGAAAAGCTGGATCATGCGCTGGACACGGTGCGCAAGGAACATCCCGGTTACGAGATCGCGGTCACCGGTCTTTCGGCGATCGCCGCGCGCAACAGCGCCAGCATGATCGAGAAGCTCAACCGCGGACTGACCGTTGAGTTCGCTCTCGTCGCTCTGTTTATCGGACTTGCTTTCCGGTCATGGGTGGTCGGGCTCGCCTGCATCCTGCCCGGCATTTTTCCGGTGGTGCTTTCAGGCACGGTGCTGTGGTTGCTGGGCGAGGGGCTGCAATTCGCCAGCGTGGTGGCGCTGACGGTTTCGTTCGGCCTTGGTCTCAGTGCGACGATCCACTTCCTCAACCGGTTGCGGCTGGAGACCACGCCGGGCATCGGTCCCGCGCTGGCGGTCGAGCGCGCGACCGTGCTGGTCGGTCCGGCGCTGATCCTGACCACGGTGGTGCTGGCCTGCGGTCTTGTGGTGACGGTGTTTTCCGACTTGCCGTCGCTGCGCCTGTTCGGCTGGCTCAGCGCATTCGCGATGATCGCGGCCCTGGTCGCGGATCTCTTTATCCTGCGGCCGACGGCAATGTTCCTGATCAATCTGCAGCAGCGGCTTCACGGCAGGACGGGTCGCACGAAACCGGCGGAGGAAACCGGAGCGAACCGCTAG
- the hpnC gene encoding squalene synthase HpnC, translating into MTSASELRSGKSHRDENFPVASWIIHPRHRALILAFYNFVRTADDIADHATLGADEKLAYLNLLESELLGQGDSQPEAVNLRRALAERSMPPRHALDVLIAFRMDVTKLRYENWDEVIHYCRYSAMPVGRFMLDVHGESTSTWPASDALCAGLQINNHLQDCGKDYRELNRVYLPRDALAAAGASVEALGLARAPAPLLQCLHSLAARTEALLNESKTLSAEVKDFRLGLEISVIQTFADKIVRLLRARDPLSETVHLRPLELIAYSASGVASEMTRRAAGRRPQSKPAAGA; encoded by the coding sequence ATGACGAGCGCGAGCGAACTGCGATCCGGCAAGAGCCACCGCGACGAGAACTTTCCGGTCGCGTCGTGGATCATACATCCACGCCACCGCGCGCTGATCCTCGCGTTCTACAATTTCGTCAGGACCGCCGACGATATTGCGGATCATGCGACGCTCGGTGCGGACGAGAAACTGGCCTATCTCAATCTGCTTGAATCGGAACTGCTGGGCCAGGGCGACAGCCAGCCCGAGGCAGTCAATCTGCGGCGGGCGCTGGCGGAGCGTTCGATGCCGCCGCGCCATGCGCTCGATGTGCTGATCGCGTTCCGGATGGATGTCACCAAACTGCGCTACGAGAACTGGGACGAAGTGATTCATTATTGCCGTTATTCGGCAATGCCGGTCGGACGGTTCATGCTCGATGTCCACGGCGAAAGCACGTCGACCTGGCCGGCCTCCGACGCGCTGTGCGCCGGCCTGCAAATCAACAATCATCTTCAGGACTGCGGCAAGGACTACCGTGAGCTCAATCGCGTCTATCTTCCGCGCGATGCGCTCGCGGCAGCCGGGGCCTCCGTCGAGGCGCTCGGACTCGCGCGAGCACCGGCGCCGCTGTTGCAATGCCTGCATTCGCTGGCGGCGCGGACCGAGGCGCTGCTCAACGAAAGCAAAACGCTCAGCGCCGAAGTGAAGGATTTCCGGCTCGGTCTCGAGATCTCCGTGATCCAGACTTTTGCCGACAAGATCGTGCGGCTTTTGAGAGCGCGCGATCCACTGAGCGAGACCGTGCATTTGCGTCCGCTTGAACTGATCGCCTACAGCGCAAGTGGGGTGGCAAGCGAGATGACCCGCCGCGCGGCAGGACGGCGACCCCAGTCCAAACCGGCGGCCGGCGCATGA
- the hpnD gene encoding presqualene diphosphate synthase HpnD, with translation MTLEATASNASDGSSASGSSFYAAMRILPREQRGAMFQIYSFCRQVDDIADSDGPRPERLAALQQWRDDIDALYQGQPPARLREYVASVRRFGLKREDFLAIVDGMEMDVPQDIRAPDLATLDLYCDRVASAVGRLSVRVFGLSEGDGILLAHHLGRALQLTNILRDIDEDAGIGRLYLPLEGLLHAGITGTDPLKVISDPALPKVCAPLVARARAHFEKADEVMRRSSRRVVRAPRIMSKYYRAILELLVARGFAAPRTPVRLNKMARIAIVLRYALI, from the coding sequence ATGACGCTTGAGGCGACGGCATCTAATGCAAGTGACGGATCATCCGCGTCCGGCAGTTCGTTTTACGCGGCGATGCGCATTCTGCCGCGCGAACAGCGCGGGGCGATGTTTCAGATCTACAGCTTTTGCCGGCAGGTCGACGACATCGCGGATTCCGATGGCCCGCGCCCCGAACGGCTGGCCGCGCTTCAGCAATGGCGTGACGATATCGACGCGCTGTATCAGGGCCAGCCGCCCGCGCGGCTGCGGGAGTACGTCGCGTCGGTTCGAAGATTTGGTCTAAAGCGCGAGGATTTTCTGGCCATCGTCGATGGCATGGAAATGGACGTGCCGCAGGATATAAGGGCGCCGGATCTTGCGACGCTCGATCTGTATTGCGACCGCGTGGCGAGCGCCGTAGGACGCTTGTCGGTGCGGGTGTTCGGTCTCAGCGAAGGCGACGGCATCCTGCTCGCGCACCATCTTGGCCGCGCGCTGCAATTGACGAATATCCTGCGCGATATCGATGAGGACGCCGGTATCGGCCGGCTTTACCTGCCGCTCGAAGGGCTGCTGCACGCGGGTATCACCGGCACCGATCCGCTCAAGGTCATCTCCGATCCGGCGCTGCCGAAAGTATGCGCGCCGCTGGTAGCGCGGGCGCGGGCGCATTTCGAGAAGGCCGACGAAGTCATGCGCCGCAGTTCGCGGCGCGTGGTGCGTGCGCCGAGAATCATGTCGAAATATTATCGTGCGATCCTGGAATTGCTGGTCGCCCGAGGGTTCGCAGCCCCGCGCACGCCGGTTCGCCTCAACAAGATGGCCCGCATCGCCATTGTTCTTCGTTACGCACTGATCTGA
- the hpnE gene encoding hydroxysqualene dehydroxylase HpnE yields the protein MQKTVHIIGAGISGLSAAVRLANANFKVHVHEATQQAGGRCRSYFDAATNLTIDNGNHLLLSGNRHAVAYARSIGTEAGLVGPKRAQFPFVDLTSGQRWQLDLGDSRLPTWIFDEARRVPDTGLLDYLALAPLIWAAPSKPVGDTIPCKGTLYRRLVQPLLLAALNVDPPEGSAGLAGAVVRETLLVGGQACRPLIAREGLSAVLVEPAIRLLQGKGASIQFGHELRGFGMSAARVGELKFGDDTVAIGPDDAVVMAVPPRPAAALLPGLKTPSKFRAIVNAHFRFDPPKDMPPLLGVVGGLIEWLFAFPQRLSITISNGDRLVDMPREELAQAIWRDICKASGVQGDLPPWQIVRERRATFEATPEQNALRPGPSTSWKNLFLAGDWTDTGLPATIEGSVRSGNRAADLVLAMRQA from the coding sequence ATGCAAAAAACTGTTCACATTATCGGCGCTGGAATCTCGGGCCTTTCGGCAGCCGTGCGGCTGGCGAATGCGAATTTCAAGGTGCATGTCCACGAGGCCACGCAACAGGCCGGCGGCCGCTGCCGGTCATATTTCGACGCGGCGACCAATCTGACCATCGATAACGGCAATCACCTTCTGCTCTCGGGCAACCGACATGCCGTGGCTTATGCCAGATCGATCGGCACCGAGGCGGGGCTGGTAGGACCGAAGCGCGCTCAATTCCCGTTCGTCGATCTGACGAGCGGGCAGCGCTGGCAACTCGACCTCGGCGATAGCCGGCTTCCCACCTGGATATTCGATGAGGCGCGCCGCGTCCCCGACACCGGCCTGCTCGATTATCTCGCGCTGGCGCCTCTGATATGGGCCGCTCCGAGCAAACCGGTCGGCGATACCATCCCCTGCAAGGGGACCCTCTACCGGCGGCTGGTGCAGCCGCTGTTGCTGGCCGCGCTGAACGTCGACCCGCCCGAGGGGTCGGCGGGACTGGCCGGCGCGGTGGTGCGGGAGACCTTGCTGGTGGGCGGACAGGCCTGCCGGCCGCTGATCGCGCGCGAGGGCTTGAGTGCGGTGCTGGTCGAGCCTGCGATCCGGCTGCTGCAGGGCAAGGGCGCCAGCATCCAGTTCGGACACGAACTGCGCGGGTTCGGTATGTCGGCGGCCCGCGTCGGCGAATTGAAGTTCGGCGACGACACCGTCGCCATTGGGCCCGACGACGCCGTGGTGATGGCGGTGCCGCCGCGTCCGGCTGCGGCGTTGCTGCCTGGCCTGAAAACGCCGTCGAAATTCCGGGCGATCGTGAATGCGCATTTCCGCTTCGATCCGCCCAAGGACATGCCGCCGCTGCTGGGGGTGGTCGGCGGGCTGATCGAATGGCTGTTTGCGTTCCCGCAGCGGCTGTCGATCACCATCAGCAATGGCGACCGGCTGGTGGATATGCCGCGCGAGGAGCTCGCGCAGGCGATCTGGCGGGATATCTGCAAGGCCTCGGGCGTGCAGGGCGACCTGCCGCCCTGGCAGATCGTGCGCGAGCGCCGCGCGACCTTTGAGGCCACGCCGGAGCAAAACGCGCTGCGGCCGGGCCCCTCGACGAGCTGGAAAAATCTGTTCCTCGCCGGCGACTGGACTGATACGGGGTTGCCGGCAACCATCGAAGGATCGGTGCGGTCGGGGAACCGCGCCGCCGATCTGGTTCTCGCCATGCGGCAGGCCTGA
- the shc gene encoding squalene--hopene cyclase gives MHSGTKLVGFEDDAALEASIASATRGLLGYRQADGHWVFELEADCTIPAEYVLLRHYLGEPVDAVLEAKIANYLRRVQGAHSGWPLVHDGDFEMSASVKAYFALKMIGDSPDAPHMVRAREAIRSRGGAIHSNVFTRFMLAMFGVMTWRSVPVLPVEIMLLPLWFPFHINKISYWARTTIVPLMVLAALKPRAKNVSGVGIDELFLQPPHSIGMTAKAPHQSWGWFSLFRGLDSVLRVIEPLFPKKLRARAIDSAVAFIEERLNGEDGLGAIYPPMANTVMMYEVLGKPADYPPRALTRKGLDRLLVIGEHEAYCQPCVSPVWDTSLTCHALLETGAEAVPAAKQGLDWLLPKQVLDVKGDWAVKRPDVRPGGWAFQYNNAYYPDLDDTAVVVMAMDRSRRATQSREYDAAIARGREWIEGMQSRDGGWAAFDVNNLEYYLNNIPFSDHGALLDPPTEDVTARCVSMLAQLGDTVQTSKAVADGVAYLRRTQLAEGSWYGRWGLNYIYGTWSVLCALNAAGVDHQDPVIRKAADWLVSIQNADGGWGEDAISYRLDYKGFEEAPTTASQTAWALLGLMAAGEVGHPAVLRGVEYLKSTQTEKGLWDEQRYTATGFPRVFYLRYHGYSKFFPLWALARYRNLKSTNSRVVGVGM, from the coding sequence ATGCATTCCGGCACCAAGTTAGTTGGATTCGAGGACGATGCCGCCCTGGAGGCGAGCATCGCTTCGGCGACTCGCGGTTTGCTCGGCTACCGGCAGGCGGACGGACATTGGGTGTTCGAACTGGAAGCCGATTGCACCATACCGGCGGAGTATGTGCTGCTTCGCCACTACCTCGGCGAGCCGGTCGACGCCGTGCTGGAAGCCAAGATCGCCAATTACCTGCGCCGGGTTCAGGGCGCCCATAGCGGCTGGCCGCTGGTGCACGACGGCGATTTCGAAATGAGCGCCAGCGTCAAAGCCTATTTCGCGCTGAAGATGATCGGCGATTCGCCGGACGCGCCGCACATGGTGCGTGCGCGCGAGGCGATCCGCTCGCGCGGCGGCGCCATCCACAGCAACGTCTTCACGCGGTTCATGCTGGCGATGTTCGGAGTGATGACATGGCGCAGCGTCCCGGTATTGCCGGTCGAGATCATGCTGCTGCCGTTGTGGTTCCCATTTCACATCAACAAGATTTCGTACTGGGCGCGGACCACGATCGTGCCGCTGATGGTGCTGGCGGCACTGAAGCCGCGCGCGAAAAACGTCAGCGGGGTCGGCATCGACGAGCTGTTCCTGCAGCCGCCGCACAGCATCGGAATGACGGCCAAGGCGCCGCACCAGAGCTGGGGCTGGTTCTCGCTGTTCCGCGGACTGGACAGCGTGTTGCGGGTGATCGAGCCGCTGTTTCCCAAGAAATTGCGGGCTCGCGCCATCGACAGCGCGGTTGCGTTCATCGAGGAACGGCTGAACGGCGAGGACGGTTTGGGCGCGATCTATCCGCCGATGGCCAATACCGTGATGATGTACGAGGTGCTCGGCAAGCCCGCCGATTATCCGCCGCGCGCCCTCACCCGAAAGGGCCTCGACCGGCTTCTGGTGATCGGCGAGCACGAGGCTTATTGCCAGCCCTGCGTCTCGCCGGTCTGGGACACCTCGCTGACCTGTCATGCCCTGCTCGAGACCGGCGCGGAGGCAGTGCCGGCGGCCAAACAGGGTCTGGACTGGCTGCTGCCGAAGCAGGTGCTCGACGTCAAGGGCGACTGGGCCGTGAAGCGTCCCGATGTCCGCCCCGGCGGCTGGGCCTTCCAGTACAACAACGCTTATTACCCCGACCTCGACGACACCGCCGTCGTTGTCATGGCGATGGACCGGTCGCGGCGGGCGACCCAAAGCCGGGAATACGATGCGGCGATCGCCCGCGGCCGCGAATGGATCGAGGGCATGCAAAGCCGCGATGGCGGATGGGCGGCGTTCGACGTCAACAACCTCGAATATTACCTCAACAACATTCCGTTCTCCGATCACGGCGCGCTGCTCGATCCGCCGACCGAGGACGTCACCGCGCGCTGCGTCTCGATGCTGGCCCAGCTCGGCGACACCGTGCAGACCAGCAAGGCGGTCGCCGACGGCGTGGCCTATCTGCGCCGGACCCAGCTTGCCGAGGGATCGTGGTACGGCCGGTGGGGCCTGAATTACATTTACGGAACCTGGTCGGTGCTGTGCGCGCTCAATGCCGCCGGGGTCGACCATCAGGACCCCGTGATTCGCAAGGCGGCGGACTGGCTGGTGTCGATCCAGAACGCGGACGGCGGCTGGGGCGAGGATGCCATCAGTTACCGACTCGATTATAAGGGGTTCGAGGAAGCCCCCACCACCGCCTCGCAAACGGCATGGGCCTTGCTTGGATTGATGGCGGCGGGTGAGGTCGGGCACCCCGCAGTCCTGCGGGGGGTGGAGTACCTAAAAAGCACACAGACCGAAAAAGGGCTGTGGGACGAGCAGCGCTACACGGCAACGGGCTTTCCTCGGGTATTTTATCTGCGTTATCATGGCTATTCGAAGTTCTTTCCGCTCTGGGCGCTGGCGCGGTATCGAAACTTGAAGAGCACCAACAGCAGGGTGGTAGGGGTCGGGATGTGA
- a CDS encoding phosphorylase, translating to MAQEARIAAGPGMTVICSSSDPQQLRALLTVFDPSTIRGVISFGIAGGLDPTLRSGDVVVATEVLSGDTRWLAGLALNEELIASVALGSRRVVRGGLAGVEQMVVAQSRKAALRSETGAAAVDMESHIAAAYAAEAGLPFAALRVISDPASRALPALARSAIKPNGEIDLRKVLSGVARNPLTLRALVSTGIDFNRALRSLRGCRGFLLGGDGLVTADI from the coding sequence ATGGCGCAGGAGGCCCGCATAGCGGCTGGGCCCGGCATGACCGTCATTTGCAGCAGCAGCGATCCGCAGCAATTGCGGGCCCTGCTGACGGTGTTTGACCCATCGACAATCAGAGGCGTCATCAGCTTCGGCATCGCCGGCGGACTGGATCCGACGCTGAGGTCCGGTGACGTCGTGGTGGCGACCGAGGTGCTGTCGGGCGATACCCGCTGGCTGGCCGGTCTGGCGCTCAATGAAGAGCTGATCGCCAGCGTCGCCCTGGGAAGCCGACGCGTCGTCAGGGGTGGTCTTGCGGGCGTCGAGCAGATGGTCGTCGCCCAGTCCAGGAAGGCCGCGTTGCGTTCGGAGACAGGGGCGGCCGCCGTCGATATGGAGAGCCATATCGCCGCCGCCTACGCCGCCGAGGCGGGCCTTCCGTTCGCGGCGCTGCGCGTCATCAGCGATCCCGCCTCGCGCGCGTTGCCGGCGCTGGCGAGATCGGCGATCAAGCCGAACGGCGAGATCGACCTGCGCAAGGTGCTGAGCGGCGTGGCGCGCAATCCACTGACGCTGCGCGCGCTGGTCTCGACCGGGATCGATTTCAATCGCGCGCTGCGCAGCCTACGCGGCTGTCGAGGCTTTCTGCTGGGCGGCGATGGCCTCGTCACGGCGGATATCTGA